In Humulus lupulus chromosome 6, drHumLupu1.1, whole genome shotgun sequence, a single genomic region encodes these proteins:
- the LOC133785552 gene encoding uncharacterized protein LOC133785552, translated as MAKTTRKTGQTSGNVPTQPPPQGVAEDATKKVDMDHRQRDSIASLEAAIQLARGKLAPASQPDQPPSTHPQQNPHSEHPQLHHNPPQPMHPQRPEQPLVVQQERPFQDPEQQPPSRVGRENNQKQRQNRVGQHPRSPRCQTTEEQNLPSRGQRPSGGSRQEESGSVVWGPSRHNNARGPTNQCRPPPIYPERSQFRDGHDYNEADSSRRNAG; from the coding sequence atggcaaaaacaactaggaaaactgGGCAAACCTCTGGGAATGTGCCAactcaacctcctccacaaggtgtagCTGAGGATGCCACTAAGAAAGTTGACATGGACCATCGACAAAGAGATTCCATTGCGTCcttggaggcagccattcaattggcacgAGGAAAGCTTGCACCTGCCtcccaaccagatcagccacctagTACTCACCCACAACAAAATCCACATTCAGAGCATCCCCAACTTCACCACAATCCACCACAACCAATGCATCCTCAGAGGCCAGAGCAACCCCTTGTTGTTCAGCAGGAGAGGCCTTtccaggatcctgagcagcaaccaccctctcgTGTTGGTCGAGAAAACAACCAgaagcaaaggcagaatagggtcggacAGCATCCTAGAAGCCCTAGATGCCAGACAACTGAGGAACAAAACCttccgagcagaggacaacgtCCTTCGGGGGGAAGCAGGCAGGAGGAGTCAGGCTCTGTGGTCTGGGGTCCCTCACGACATAACAATGCTAGGGGACCTACCAACCAATGCAGGCCTCCACCTATCTATCCGGAgaggtcacaatttagagatggccatgattataatgaggcagatTCTAGTCGAAGGAATGCTGGATGA
- the LOC133785553 gene encoding uncharacterized protein LOC133785553, with protein MGIQKVSDDARCRIFPATLSKISQEWFFKFPPTSIVSWEMFIKEFYAEVNQLVEICQKEGETLKGYIQRFMRAAVGAKMVRDEGKIMALTAGVRRHSSLWNILQKNGVKSTQEFLDRADRYINLEEAIANEGKSPTDDQGPKEDPTKATNGFGRTNGNEKIMGRMGE; from the coding sequence ATGggcatccaaaaggtgtcagacgatgctcGGTGCAGAATTTTTCCGGCAACTTTATCCAAAATTTCTCAggaatggtttttcaaattccctccgacCAGTATAGtttcatgggaaatgttcataaaggagttttatgCTGAGGTGAATCAGCTGGTTGAAATATGCCAGAAAGAAGGAGAGACCCTGAAGGGGTATATTCAAcgattcatgcgagcagctgttgGGGCCAAGATGGTTAGGGATGAGGGAAAGATTATGGCTCTCACTGCTGGGGTGCGGCGCCACTCATCCCTTTGGAACATTTTACAAaaaaatggagtcaagagcactcaggaatttttggatcgagcagaCAGGTATATCAATctcgaggaggccattgccaatgaaggaaagtctcctacAGACGACCAGGGCccgaaagaagatcccaccaaagccaccaatggatTTGGGAGAACCAATGGCAATGaaaaaataatgggaagaatgggggAATAA